In Corynebacterium nuruki S6-4, the following proteins share a genomic window:
- the ftsY gene encoding signal recognition particle-docking protein FtsY: MEPLYWIIIAAVVVVVVVALLIVLGIRRGKSKEISFEKKDELEQQKPSSGNYEAKGGFNFSAGTATGLADEAQKIAEGKTPEPEPVTEAVTPPEEKPAAPEPVPEPEPEPEPEPEQKPEPEPEQAPEPEAAPEPEPTPESEQEPEPAETQAPAAEEAPTEATEAASAEEEAHETTAAEEPAAEPATEAAPEVTPAPVVEPVPEPEPEPTPEPEPQPEPAPRDEIAPVEGRLGRLRGNLSKSQNVIGRGVLGILSAGDLDEDAWEEIEDTLIMADLGTKTTVAVVEKLRDRIAEHGVSSEDEARAMLRECLIEAGRPELDRSIHAMPYDGKPAVIMVVGVNGTGKTTTTGKLSRVLVGMGHSVLLGAADTFRAAAADQLETWGRRVGAETVRGKEGADPASVAFDAVARGVEDGVDVVLVDTAGRLHTSVGLMDQLGKVKRVVEKKAKVDEVLLVLDATVGQNGLMQARTFRDVVDISGVVLTKLDGTAKGGIVFQVQEELGVPVKLVGLGEGADDLAPFEVESFVDALLG; encoded by the coding sequence ATGGAGCCGCTTTACTGGATCATTATTGCCGCGGTCGTAGTCGTCGTTGTCGTCGCGCTGCTGATCGTCCTCGGGATCCGCCGGGGGAAATCGAAGGAGATCTCGTTCGAGAAGAAGGACGAGCTCGAGCAGCAGAAGCCGTCGTCCGGAAACTACGAGGCGAAGGGCGGATTCAACTTCAGTGCCGGGACCGCGACGGGGCTGGCGGACGAGGCCCAGAAGATCGCGGAGGGCAAGACCCCGGAGCCGGAACCGGTGACGGAGGCTGTGACGCCCCCGGAGGAGAAGCCGGCCGCCCCCGAGCCTGTTCCCGAGCCCGAGCCCGAGCCCGAGCCGGAGCCGGAGCAGAAGCCTGAGCCTGAGCCTGAGCAGGCGCCGGAACCCGAGGCGGCTCCCGAGCCGGAGCCCACTCCGGAGTCCGAGCAGGAGCCGGAGCCCGCGGAAACGCAGGCACCTGCTGCCGAAGAGGCGCCCACGGAAGCGACCGAAGCGGCATCTGCCGAGGAGGAGGCCCACGAGACCACTGCTGCGGAGGAACCGGCAGCGGAGCCGGCCACCGAGGCAGCACCGGAGGTCACTCCGGCACCCGTCGTCGAACCTGTTCCCGAGCCCGAGCCCGAGCCCACCCCGGAGCCCGAGCCCCAGCCGGAGCCCGCACCGCGCGACGAGATCGCCCCGGTCGAGGGCCGGCTCGGACGGCTGCGCGGCAACCTGTCGAAGTCGCAGAACGTCATCGGGCGCGGTGTGCTCGGTATCCTGTCCGCCGGCGACCTCGACGAGGACGCCTGGGAGGAGATCGAGGACACGCTGATCATGGCGGACCTCGGCACGAAGACCACCGTGGCAGTCGTCGAGAAGCTCCGGGACCGGATCGCGGAACACGGCGTGTCCAGCGAGGACGAGGCCCGCGCCATGCTGCGCGAGTGCCTCATCGAGGCCGGACGCCCCGAACTCGACCGGTCGATCCACGCCATGCCCTACGACGGCAAGCCCGCGGTGATCATGGTCGTGGGTGTCAACGGCACCGGCAAGACCACCACCACCGGCAAGCTCTCCCGGGTGCTCGTCGGCATGGGGCACAGCGTCCTGCTCGGTGCGGCGGACACCTTCCGTGCCGCCGCAGCGGACCAGCTGGAGACCTGGGGACGCCGCGTCGGGGCCGAGACCGTCCGCGGCAAGGAAGGTGCGGACCCGGCGTCCGTCGCCTTCGACGCCGTCGCCCGGGGCGTGGAAGACGGGGTGGACGTCGTCCTCGTCGACACCGCCGGCCGACTGCACACCTCCGTCGGTCTGATGGACCAGCTCGGCAAGGTCAAGCGTGTCGTCGAGAAGAAGGCGAAGGTCGACGAGGTCCTCCTCGTGCTCGACGCCACGGTGGGGCAGAACGGCCTGATGCAGGCCCGGACGTTCCGCGACGTCGTCGACATCTCCGGTGTGGTGCTCACCAAGCTCGACGGCACCGCGAAGGGCGGTATCGTCTTCCAGGTGCAGGAGGAGCTCGGCGTCCCGGTGAAGCTCGTCGGACTGGGGGAGGGGGCCGACGACCTCGCCCCCTTCGAGGTCGAGAGTTTCGTGGACGCACTGCTCGGCTGA